A portion of the Ferrimonas lipolytica genome contains these proteins:
- a CDS encoding EAL domain-containing protein, with product MTPFEALRMGCEYQPLICTHTLTAHGYEALARFHLPCGSPVAPNVVFDQFHQSPKTLARVEYLAKQLQLINAPQSGRLFINLDPHAVNQHNEEAMLTLLAQQPNLTAELIENTSISDAKLSAALLKKLQQQGNEVALDDIGAPHSMLSLQLLSEVDCFKFDMTWLDRSDCDSQHQLLITLIDYAKKMGKTTVMEGVELQSQLHYARDLGIDLVQGYLFKSQFVQGEQQLELTQLLAD from the coding sequence ATGACACCATTTGAAGCGTTGCGAATGGGTTGTGAATATCAACCGCTGATTTGTACCCATACCTTAACCGCACACGGCTATGAAGCATTAGCGCGATTCCACTTACCCTGTGGCTCTCCCGTCGCCCCCAATGTGGTGTTTGACCAATTTCATCAGTCGCCAAAAACCTTAGCTCGGGTTGAATATCTCGCCAAACAGCTGCAACTGATTAACGCACCACAATCCGGCCGATTGTTTATCAATCTCGATCCTCATGCGGTTAACCAGCACAACGAAGAGGCGATGCTGACGCTGTTAGCACAGCAGCCAAATCTAACCGCCGAGCTCATTGAGAACACGTCTATTAGCGACGCGAAACTATCAGCAGCCCTACTGAAAAAACTCCAGCAACAAGGCAATGAAGTAGCCTTAGACGATATTGGTGCACCGCACTCAATGCTGTCGTTACAGCTGTTAAGTGAGGTTGATTGCTTCAAGTTCGATATGACTTGGCTCGATCGCTCTGATTGCGATAGCCAACATCAACTGCTGATTACACTTATCGATTATGCCAAGAAAATGGGTAAGACCACGGTAATGGAAGGCGTAGAACTGCAGTCTCAACTGCATTACGCACGAGATCTGGGCATTGATTTGGTGCAAGGTTATCTATTTAAATCGCAGTTTGTACAAGGTGAGCAACAGCTCGAATTAACGCAACTACTGGCAGACTGA
- a CDS encoding YdcH family protein, which produces MIIEDHSLVNEFPKDKTLIQELNMVDNQFHQLFNEYHELDREVHRIEEGIEVSEDAHLESLKVRRLSLKDSLFGAIQQAKLKLN; this is translated from the coding sequence ATGATTATTGAAGATCACAGTCTAGTGAATGAGTTTCCGAAGGACAAAACCCTGATTCAGGAACTCAATATGGTTGATAACCAGTTCCATCAATTATTCAACGAGTATCACGAACTCGACCGAGAGGTTCATCGCATCGAAGAGGGGATCGAGGTTAGCGAAGATGCCCATTTAGAAAGCCTAAAAGTGCGCCGACTGAGCTTAAAAGATTCATTGTTTGGTGCTATTCAACAAGCCAAACTTAAACTCAACTGA
- a CDS encoding phosphoribosylaminoimidazolesuccinocarboxamide synthase, with protein MSLAEQVLAVNNDLPIRTDAPVHSGKVRSVYWLTEADSARLIKEKGYDVAADAPLAIMVISDRISAFDCIWHGEGGMAGVPGKGAALNAISNHWFKLFKENGLADSHILDIPHPFVWIVQKAKPVMIEAICRQYITGSMWRAYSKGERDFCGIQLPEGLEKDQKLPELLITPSTKGILEGIPGVPAVDDVNITRTNIDDNYQAFNFQSPTDVDRYEVLLKEGFDLISAALAELDQIFIDTKFEFGYVTDAAGNDKLIYMDEVGTPDSSRIWDGPAHRDGKIIEQSKEGFRQLLLSHFPDPDILLNKDRMPEREALARDNALPTEVLLAVSKTYTDIAAKITGAPVPLSANPKAEIIEILSRDYGLID; from the coding sequence ATGAGTCTTGCCGAGCAGGTATTGGCCGTTAATAACGATCTTCCTATCCGCACCGATGCACCGGTTCACTCCGGCAAAGTGCGTTCCGTTTACTGGCTTACTGAAGCCGACAGCGCCCGTCTAATAAAAGAGAAAGGCTACGACGTTGCCGCTGATGCGCCGTTGGCCATCATGGTAATCTCCGACCGGATCTCTGCCTTCGATTGCATCTGGCACGGTGAAGGAGGCATGGCTGGCGTACCCGGCAAAGGTGCTGCACTTAACGCCATATCCAACCACTGGTTCAAGCTGTTTAAAGAGAATGGCTTAGCTGACAGCCATATCCTCGATATCCCCCATCCATTTGTTTGGATTGTACAAAAAGCCAAACCGGTGATGATTGAAGCGATCTGCCGCCAATACATCACTGGTTCGATGTGGCGAGCATACAGCAAGGGCGAACGTGACTTCTGTGGTATTCAGTTACCTGAAGGGCTGGAGAAGGATCAGAAGTTACCGGAGCTACTGATTACACCGTCTACCAAAGGCATCCTAGAAGGCATTCCGGGTGTACCTGCCGTCGATGACGTCAACATTACCCGCACCAACATTGACGACAACTACCAAGCCTTCAACTTTCAATCGCCAACTGATGTCGACCGCTATGAAGTGCTGCTAAAAGAAGGCTTTGATTTGATCAGCGCGGCGTTGGCTGAATTGGATCAGATCTTTATCGATACCAAGTTTGAATTTGGCTACGTGACCGATGCCGCAGGTAATGACAAGCTTATCTACATGGATGAAGTTGGCACCCCTGACTCGTCCCGCATTTGGGATGGCCCCGCCCATCGTGATGGTAAGATCATAGAACAATCGAAAGAGGGCTTCCGTCAGTTGCTGCTAAGCCACTTCCCAGATCCCGATATCTTGCTCAACAAAGATCGAATGCCAGAGCGTGAAGCGTTAGCACGCGACAACGCCCTACCAACTGAGGTGTTGTTGGCGGTATCAAAAACCTACACCGATATCGCGGCCAAGATCACTGGTGCGCCGGTACCATTAAGTGCTAACCCAAAAGCAGAAATCATTGAGATCCTGAGCCGCGACTACGGCTTAATCGACTAA